In Deefgea piscis, the DNA window GACGCAAGCCAGTCAATACAAACATTTGGTTACACTGGTCTGGGTTGACGCGGCAATCATGAAGATTGCATCATAAGACTTGATGCACAGCAGCAAAACCATCTCGTATCGCGCCAACGCAAGCATTTGCTAGTCACTGCGCGCTCACTCGCACCACGGCCATCAACGTCGGCACGATGTAACAAACGCAAGCGATATCACCGGCGTTAGCGATCCTAAGCCGAGATTTCCGCTCTTCAAGGATGAAGCCATGCCCAATTCTGCCCAATCAATTCGCATCGGGGTTTTCTTAGCCGTTTTTGCCGCCACTGGCTTTGCCATGAAAGGCGTGTTTATTAAACTGGTTTATCCTTATGGCGTCGATGCCGTCACGCTGGTGATGCTGCGCCTGATGTTTGCGATTGCTTTACTGTGGATGGTGAGATTATGGCGACTGCATGCCAGTAGCGACGCGCCAGAAACACCCATCGCGCCATTAGATAAGCTCAAACTGTTTGGCCTAGGTTTGCTGGGGTATTATTTATCCAGCGTGCTCGATTTCATTGGCCTTGAAACCGTCAGCGCCAGTTTGGAGCGCCTGATTTTATGCCTATATCCCACCTTTACTGTGTTGCTGGTGTCTTGGTTTAGCGGCAAGCCGATTCCCCCCAAAATCAAACGCGCACTACCGTTAACTTATCTGGGCATGGTGTTGGTATTAGCACCGGAACTCATGAATGCCCACGCCGATTGGGTTGGCATTGGTTTTGTGGTGGCCAGTACTTTGGCTTTTTCGCTGTATATGGCGTGGAGCCCAGCGGTGATCGAGCGGGTTGGTTCAATGCGCTTTACTGAATTGGCACTCACGGTGTCGGGCTTGGGGATTTTAGTGCACTGGTTAATCAGTCATCCACTGAGCAGCGTAGTTCAGCCGTGGCCGGTTTGGGCTTATGCGCTGACCATTGCAATTTTCTCTACCGTCTTGCCGGTGTATGCCATGACCAATGCCATGAAACGCATCGGCGCCGGGCGCACTGCCGTAATTGGTAGCTTTGGTCCGGTGCTGTCGATTGTAATGAGTATGGGGATTTTGAATGAGCGCCTCAGCGCAGTGCAATGGCTCGGTGCGGCCATTGTGCTCAGCGGCGTTTGGATGGTCAGCAAAAAATAAATCCATCCCCAGACGGTCACGCCGTTTGGGGATGGTGTCATTAAAAGTCCATCGTCACTTTCGCCAAATTGCGGGGGGTATCGATGGCATTACCACTCAGCACAGCGCAGTAATACGCCAGCATTTGTAGCGCAACGATATAAATGATGGGGCTTAAGTGCGTTAAACCACTCGGCATCCGAATCACGCTGGTGCCTTCAACTGACGCAATATTGCCGTTGGACAAAATAAAAATCTCGCCATGGTTGGCGCGGATGGCTTTTAAATCATCGAGCATTTTTTGCGCTTGCTGATTCCACGGCAAACAAACAATCACCGGCAAATCATCATTCACCAAAGTAATCGGTCCGTGCTTTAACTCGCCAGCGGGGAAGGCTTCAGCATGCTGATAAGCCACTTCTCGAAGCTTAAACGCGCCTTCCATCGCCACGGGGTAATGCGTGTGACGACCGATCACAAATAAATTATTTTTCCGATGCAAACCATTGGCCCAGCGGCGAATTTCTTTATTGAGCAACAAAGTTTGCGCCACCACATTCGGCAAGAGCAACATCTCTTCATCATGGCTTGCCACTTGCTCGGCACTTAAATGCCCCCGCGCCTGCCCCAGTGCATTGGCCAGCATAAACAGCAGCAATATTTGGGCGGTGAGTGATTTGGTCGCGCTCACCGATTGCTCGGCACCGCTGTGTGTGAGCAAATGATGGTCAACCAAGGTGGTCAGCGTGCTACCGGGAGAATTGGTCAAGGCCACCGTGCGGGGGCGACCTGAGGCTTGCGCGTGTTTTAACGCCGCAATGGTATCGGTGGTTTCGCCCGATTGTGAAATCGCAATCATTAAATCATGATCATCAGCGCGCACATCGCGATCACAATATTCGCTACTTAAACCCACTTGCACTGAAACACCGGCTAATGTTTCAAACCAATACCGCGCCACCAAGGCGGCGTGATAGCTCGAACCACAAGCTAATAATGTCACGCTGCGAATACCAGCTAATTTGGCCCGCAGCGCCAAGGGCAAAACGTAACCCTCCTTGTATTTTTGCACTAAGATCGCCAGCGTTTCTGGCTGCGCTTCGATTTCTTCCAGCATAAAGTGCGGCACACTTTGGTTCTTGGTCACCGCCGGCATCTCTAGCACTTGCTCCAGACCATCCCCTAAAATTAACAACGGGGTATCAAGCCCAAAGCGAACAATATCGCCGTCTTTCATTGCATACACCTGATTTGCACGTTGGCGTATCAGCCGTAAGCTACTGCTACAGATTTGCCGTAAACCTGATTCTAGCCCAACAAACAAAGGCAAGCCTAAACAGCTGGCTAAAATAAACTGCGCCTGGCTTTCTTGGTGGCACAGATAACTGATCTGACCTTTTAATTGGGCATTGGCAATCAGCATTGCCTCGGTCAAGTTCGCGCCGTCATCGATTTGCCGCTGCAAAACCGCCGCGATCAACTCATTTAAACTACATGCGTCGCCCAAATTAAGGCTGTGCGCTAAATCTTGATGATTCAAACAATGCCCCATCGCCCGAATCTGTAAACCGGCCCGATTGGTTGGCGTTAATGGCTGCGGCTCATGGTGCAAACTGGCAATCAGCCAATGGCACGTTTCACTACCGAGCGATAAGCGCTGCACTGGTTGCGGCAAGACCCAACGTTTTTGTGTGCTGCTCGCCTGCTCTTCTAGCACCAAATTCAAATGCGTATTGCTGCTATTTAAAATCAAAATGCAATCGGACAATGCAGGTAACACATTTTGTGGCGCAATATAGGCAATCAATTCAGACATATTTCACCTTATTTAGAAGAGCAAACATCAGCACTGCATTGAGTGGGGCTTTATAAATTACATTGGATTAAGCCATTTTAAAGCGTTGCACCGTTGCGGTAAGTTGATCGGCCATGGATTCAAGTTGCCCAATCGACTCGCCCATATTGCGTACCGCCACCGAGTTCTCTTCAGCCATCGCCGCAATGCGCTCAACGTTAACGGCAATATCACGCGCCGCCGAGCGTTGTTCTTGCATTTGTTCGCTGATTTCGTGCACCGAATGCACTACTTCACCACTGCGCTGATTAATACGGCCAATACTCTCGCTGGCTTGGGTGGTTAATTGCAAACCATCACCAACACGCTGGCTGCCGCTACTCATGCGAGTGACCGCATCTTGTGCACTGCTTTGAATATTGCTCACCATCTTGGTGATTTGGCTGGCCGATTGCGCAGTACGCTCTGCAAGCTTACGCACTTCATCGGCCACCACGGCAAAGCCACGTCCCATATCACCGGCACGGGCCGCTTCAATCGCGGCATTCAGGGCTAATAAATTGGTTTGATCGGCAACATCTTTAATCACCACCACAATGCTGCCGATTTCATTGATATTCCGACCCAATTCAGTAATTTGCTCGGATGCGCCCAGTACTTCGCCAGAAATTGCCTGCATTTCCATCGCCGCCGCCGACACATCTTTGCTACCTTCGTTGGCTAATTCACCGGCCCCGCGCGCTTTTTGCTCAACATCATTGGTGTTGTCAGCCACTTGATCCATGCTGGTGCTCATCTCTTCAACCGCCGCTGCCATTGAGCTGGCTGACGACGATTGCAAATCAGAGCCTGAAGTAATTTGCTGTGACGCCGCCGATAAGGTCCGCGCGGCGTGTGTGACGTCTATTGCATTGGTTTGAATCTGGCGAATAATTTGCACTAGATTTTCTTGCATCGTTTGCAAAGCGCGTTGTAATTGGCCCAATTCATCATTCGCAAAGTGCGTTCCGCGCCAATCATGACTTAAATCGCCGCTGGCAATTTTGCTGGCAACACGGCTAGCAGATTCCAAAGCGGTAATCACTTTCGAGCCAATCACCCAAGCCAGCACTAAACCGAGCAAAATCGCCAATACGCTCACCAATAAAATGCTATTGACTGCGGTGCTGACGCTATTTTGTACCGTGGTTTTATCTTCATCCATTAAGCGGCTTTCATAGGCGGCCAATTTAAGCAAAGCATCCCGATATGCATTGCTGACTTTGGCATATTCTGTGGTAATAAAATGCCCACCCGTGGTGCGATCGAGTCTTAATAAAGTCGCCAATTTGATTTTTTGCAAATCCATTGCGGCATTGCTTGCCACGACTTCAGCGAGTAAGGCCTGGGCCTGAGTATCACCACCAATCAGGGCTTTAAGTTCGCTGATTTTATTTTCTTCAGTACTGCCTTCTGACTCTAATTGCGTCAAAATTTTATCGGTATCACTCGTGGTTTCGGCTAAAGCAGCATTACGTAGCGTTAAATCGGTTTGATAAGCAATGGATATCAATTGATTGGACTTCACCACCGTAGGATAACGCTCATCCACTAGCTCGCTGACCTTGCCTCGAAGCTGAGTCAGACTCAATAAAGCCACAATCGCTACAATCGCTAGCAACAATAAAACTACCCCAAACCCAGCCAGAAGCCGTGTTTTTACGCCCCAATTATGCATACCCACCCTTTACTTTCTAATTATTGGCATTATTTACATCGTCATTTTCCTTATAATATACCGTAAGCTTTGTTCACGCATATTATCAACGACTGATTGTCACTAGGTGATGTATGAATCATGATCTTGTTTGTTTCCCCTTTAGCGACTTAGGCACTGAAACCCACTGGCAAAGAGAAGGTGAATTACTCCAACGGTTTAATCATTTACCGCCAGAAGCCCAGCATGAGCGACCTGAACTGCTCAAAGCGCTGTTTGCCCAAGCCGATGAAGTGATTATTTCGCCGCCCTTAGCGATTGCCCGCGGCCACTTAATCAAACTCTCGCGAAAAGTGTTTATTAATTACAACGCACAAATCGCTGCCGCACCGGGCGCACCAATTACGATTGGCCACCACACCATCATCGCGCCCAATGTGCAAATTCAAACCGGAACGCATCCAGTAGACCCGACTGAACGCCAAAAATGGGCTTATTGTGCCAAGGGCATAACCATCGGAAATAATGTCTGGATTGGGGCTGGCGCCATTATTTGTGGCGGCGTAACCATTGGTGACCATAGCGTGATTGGCGCGGGCAGTATCGTCACTCGCGATGTACCGCCTTGCGTCTTGGTGGGCGGCAACCCCGCGCGCGTGATTCGTGAATTAACACCACCGGATGAAAGCACTTTATATGCGCTAAATCCATAACTTCGGCGCATCTTCGGCGTATATTTGTATTCATTCATTCTTAACAGAACAGAGTCAGTACAATGTGGAGCACGATACGATCTTGGTTTACCGCCAAACCCAAACTCAGTGCGGATGATGAAGCAACCATCGAACGTTTAGTCGATATTGCGCATCCGCACATTCGTTTGGCGCGCAATTATCTAACCCGATTAGCCCCTTATATCCGCTGGGCACACCATCACGCCAATGCTTTAGCCACTCAATTACCCGCGCCGATTGAGCTCAATAACGAAACCTGGCGAAAAGATCGCACTTTGCAGCTGCTCTTTGCGACGCCAGACCGAATGAGCGAAGTTGTCGGGCGCGACCCCGGCTTACAAGCATGGTTTGCCGCCTGGCCAATGGCCGACATCGCTTATGTCGGACTCATTGCTGATGCCCAAGAAAAAGTACGCTTTGGCATGAGTGAACACGCGGGGCAAATTCGCCAAGACGTACCGCAAAAATTACTGATTTTTTCTAATTACCAGCTTGGCCAACCCGCTCAATCACCCGATGCCTTGGTACAACTGGGCGCAGAGCGCATTTTAGATACGGTGGCAATTCAAGCTCAGCTGGCGATCGCCAACGTTGAGAATAAAAAAAAGCAGCTTGAAAGCACTCTGGTCAATGCCCGCACCATGCTGCGAATGCAAAATTCAAACAGCATGACGCCGAGCCTAGAACAAACCGAGCAACAAACACGCATCAAAAATCTCACGGCGCAATTACAAGACATTCATCAACAGCTCAATCCCGATGCTTTGTGCGAGCAGCTGATTACTGAATTGGCGGCAACTCCCGATATTTTGCGACTCGAGGTTCGCCACTGTAATGTTGATCGAATGGGCATTATCGATAGTGAAAGTAGCGACAATCAGCGTATCACCTTGCCCGAGCTCATCTTGCAACGCGAGCATCCAATTGAAAAACTGATTATTTTAATAGCGGTTCCGCGCCAATTAATGCAAGCGCCTAGTGAGAAACATGGATTTCCTGAGCAAGTCATCTTTTGAGATCTTGAATACAAACTGACGAACAAAGGGAATTTTCACCTTTATTGTTCGTCAGTTTATGACCACAATATCAGCTCAAGATATGACATGAGCAAGCCATGAAAGCCTTTATTTTTCCTCTACTTTTTGCCAGCTCACTCACAATGGCCACGAGCGATGCGCCATTACAGCGCTATCAATGTGATGAAGGCCAATCGTTTACACTCAGATTGACCTCGCCTGACTCGCTTGAATTGCTCAGTGGCTGGACCTTCCAAAAACTACCCCATGTTATCTCGGCGTCTGGCGCCAAATACAGTGACGGTAGCACCACGGTGTGGTTAAAAGGCCAAGGCGGCTTTTTAGAAGTCGATGATGTGATTGTGGCCAATAATTGCACACTCATCTCTGCTGATGAACCGCTCAACCCGATTCGCGACGCGGCGTCTGGCTTGATTTTTATTCCGCCAGAACGTTGGACGGCAAACAATGTACAAGTGGACGTGAAATCAGGCAGTGAAATTCCATTTTATGGTGAAACGGCATTACAGCAGTTTGAATATCGTTTTCGCGGCGGCAATGATGCAGCGCATTATCCTTTGCTAGATATTCTGGTTTTTCCAAAATCAGCATGGAGCCAACTCGAAAAAACCCCACCACCTGGTTTTGTGCTTGGCGATGACGGTCAGCGGGTTTATTTAGCGCAATTGCCAAGTAATAATCCATTTAATCCAGCCAGCAAAAATGGCAAAGAATTTATCGCTTTGCAAATGACGCCAGCTGAAGTGAAACAGGCATTTTCCATGTATGGGATTGTGAAAAATAAAGCGATTGAAAGCGTTACCGCGAAAGTGATGTGGCTGGATCGTCGGCTGTATCCCGGCGCCGTGCTCACCGTTGAATTGCGCGATGTATCCAAAATGGATGTCGCTTCAGAATTGATTGCGAAAAAAGTCATCACTTTAACGCAAGGTACGCCGCCAACGGTAACGCTGAAATTTGCTCCAGAAGCGATTAATCCTAAGCATCGTTACAACGTCAGTGCGCGTTTAGAGCAAGATGGTAAGTTAATCAAAATTAGCGATACCCAAACGCCAGTGCTCACGCAGGGCGCGCCACGTGAAACCAGTATTATGCTCAAAGCCATCTAGGTATAGCCACCTAGACCACATACAACAAAACCTACCTTCGTATACCCATGCCGCTCTATCACCATAGAGCGGCATTTTTATTGTCGAAAACTGAAGGCTGGTTTGATGCTCAATTCGCGAGTGAGCAATAAGGATCTAGCACAACACTAAATTATCGCGATGAATCAGCTCCGCTTCGTCGATATAGCCCAACACAGCCTCAATCTGCCCTGTTGGCTGACGTAAAATTCGCTGCGTTTCTTGCGAGCTGTAATTGATTAAACCACGGGCCACTTCAAGTCCATCGGGATTTAAACAGCGCACCACTTCACCGCGTAAAAATTCGCCTTCAACCGCCAGCACACCAATCGGCAACAAGCTGGAACCTGACTGCGTTAAAGCACGAACAGCACCCGCATCGAGTGTCACACTGCCTTTTAGTTGCAAATGGTCGGCAATCCATTGTTTTTTGGCCGCCAAGGCACAAGTCACTGAGCTTAATTGCGTGCCGATCATTTCGCCACTGGCTAAACGTGTGAGCACCTGCTCTTCACGACCACAAGCAATGATGGTTGCTGCCCCGCTACGGGCCGCACGCTTGGCGGCGATGATTTTGGTATACATACCCCCCGTCCCAACGCTAGAACCTGCGCCACCGGCCATAACTTCCAAGCTAGCATCACCTGCTACACCCG includes these proteins:
- a CDS encoding sugar O-acetyltransferase — encoded protein: MNHDLVCFPFSDLGTETHWQREGELLQRFNHLPPEAQHERPELLKALFAQADEVIISPPLAIARGHLIKLSRKVFINYNAQIAAAPGAPITIGHHTIIAPNVQIQTGTHPVDPTERQKWAYCAKGITIGNNVWIGAGAIICGGVTIGDHSVIGAGSIVTRDVPPCVLVGGNPARVIRELTPPDESTLYALNP
- a CDS encoding YbaY family lipoprotein, with the translated sequence MKAFIFPLLFASSLTMATSDAPLQRYQCDEGQSFTLRLTSPDSLELLSGWTFQKLPHVISASGAKYSDGSTTVWLKGQGGFLEVDDVIVANNCTLISADEPLNPIRDAASGLIFIPPERWTANNVQVDVKSGSEIPFYGETALQQFEYRFRGGNDAAHYPLLDILVFPKSAWSQLEKTPPPGFVLGDDGQRVYLAQLPSNNPFNPASKNGKEFIALQMTPAEVKQAFSMYGIVKNKAIESVTAKVMWLDRRLYPGAVLTVELRDVSKMDVASELIAKKVITLTQGTPPTVTLKFAPEAINPKHRYNVSARLEQDGKLIKISDTQTPVLTQGAPRETSIMLKAI
- a CDS encoding methyl-accepting chemotaxis protein — protein: MHNWGVKTRLLAGFGVVLLLLAIVAIVALLSLTQLRGKVSELVDERYPTVVKSNQLISIAYQTDLTLRNAALAETTSDTDKILTQLESEGSTEENKISELKALIGGDTQAQALLAEVVASNAAMDLQKIKLATLLRLDRTTGGHFITTEYAKVSNAYRDALLKLAAYESRLMDEDKTTVQNSVSTAVNSILLVSVLAILLGLVLAWVIGSKVITALESASRVASKIASGDLSHDWRGTHFANDELGQLQRALQTMQENLVQIIRQIQTNAIDVTHAARTLSAASQQITSGSDLQSSSASSMAAAVEEMSTSMDQVADNTNDVEQKARGAGELANEGSKDVSAAAMEMQAISGEVLGASEQITELGRNINEIGSIVVVIKDVADQTNLLALNAAIEAARAGDMGRGFAVVADEVRKLAERTAQSASQITKMVSNIQSSAQDAVTRMSSGSQRVGDGLQLTTQASESIGRINQRSGEVVHSVHEISEQMQEQRSAARDIAVNVERIAAMAEENSVAVRNMGESIGQLESMADQLTATVQRFKMA
- a CDS encoding DMT family transporter codes for the protein MPNSAQSIRIGVFLAVFAATGFAMKGVFIKLVYPYGVDAVTLVMLRLMFAIALLWMVRLWRLHASSDAPETPIAPLDKLKLFGLGLLGYYLSSVLDFIGLETVSASLERLILCLYPTFTVLLVSWFSGKPIPPKIKRALPLTYLGMVLVLAPELMNAHADWVGIGFVVASTLAFSLYMAWSPAVIERVGSMRFTELALTVSGLGILVHWLISHPLSSVVQPWPVWAYALTIAIFSTVLPVYAMTNAMKRIGAGRTAVIGSFGPVLSIVMSMGILNERLSAVQWLGAAIVLSGVWMVSKK
- a CDS encoding isomerizing glutamine--fructose-6-phosphate transaminase — its product is MSELIAYIAPQNVLPALSDCILILNSSNTHLNLVLEEQASSTQKRWVLPQPVQRLSLGSETCHWLIASLHHEPQPLTPTNRAGLQIRAMGHCLNHQDLAHSLNLGDACSLNELIAAVLQRQIDDGANLTEAMLIANAQLKGQISYLCHQESQAQFILASCLGLPLFVGLESGLRQICSSSLRLIRQRANQVYAMKDGDIVRFGLDTPLLILGDGLEQVLEMPAVTKNQSVPHFMLEEIEAQPETLAILVQKYKEGYVLPLALRAKLAGIRSVTLLACGSSYHAALVARYWFETLAGVSVQVGLSSEYCDRDVRADDHDLMIAISQSGETTDTIAALKHAQASGRPRTVALTNSPGSTLTTLVDHHLLTHSGAEQSVSATKSLTAQILLLFMLANALGQARGHLSAEQVASHDEEMLLLPNVVAQTLLLNKEIRRWANGLHRKNNLFVIGRHTHYPVAMEGAFKLREVAYQHAEAFPAGELKHGPITLVNDDLPVIVCLPWNQQAQKMLDDLKAIRANHGEIFILSNGNIASVEGTSVIRMPSGLTHLSPIIYIVALQMLAYYCAVLSGNAIDTPRNLAKVTMDF